GAAAATGCACAGGGTCAGTGTGGACATCCATAAATCTGTAAAGtatattcatgaaaaacaagCAATAAGATGAGTCACCCACTTGACATCTAATAGCGTCTCACTAGTGAATTCGAGGATGTCTGCCGCCGTGCCAATGAAAATAAGGAGAAGCTGCGAGAGCTCGTCCCGGGTGACTCCGCCTCCCAGGGGGAGCAACCACTTCCCCAcgatgaggaggatgagcaggATCTGATGGAGAGCCAGGATCCATTCGCGGGAACAGACAGCTGACAACGCCTGGTTAAACttctggaaaaagaagagaaattcAGAGTTAGTTCTTTGTTGACCTCTTaagggggttttctttttttttgtaattgacAATCGTATAAGTCACGGGACAAATACAAAACTTAACAAGGCTCAACTATTTACAGCAGGGAAAGAATGCtcataataaaatcataaatcaaaatacaaatgtgaaaatttttgaTTTCTAATACATTTCTAATACTACATTTCagtattcaaataataataaaagaaatttAAGTCAGAAAGCCAATTGGAATTCCTAGGTTATTGGACGTCAAACCAGTGGATTTTTTCATTgtgcattattgttttttgttggggttttttttataacatgtattgacagtaagaaaaatatagaatgtCATCAGACTTATTCTGTAATGACCTAATTATATTGCACCACTTGGACTCTGCAGTTTTTCCAACTGAAACTCTGTAGTAAAGGACTGTAGAGTGCAGCCAGGTTCTGGAGGTGTGCCCTCCACATCTGAGCTTTTTAATTCTCCTGGGCTAGGTTATGGTCTCCTTTTACTCTTTTCATGCACCAATAAACGGACATTCTTTGGCCTTTCACTGGGCACAGCCATCTGGGCGCACAGCGTCAGTGCTAACTGTATTCGAAAACAAGGACCTGTAGAGCTCACTTAACAATGctttgaatatgttttgtttcagcCATGTCAAATTTGATGATTtgcatgattatttttcatgcCAGGGGCAGTGATTTCCTGTCGTCTGACTGCCTGATAATGTGCCTGAGAAGATGCTAAGCATTTTCCCAGAAAGTTTCACTTCCTTACATATTCAAACTGCTGGTGAATAGTTTCCAATAATTGGATGAGAAAAGAACATTCACTTTTGTCACGCTTCTCCATTCCTGTTCTTTGCGGGCATAGCATAAGTTCTCTTCTAAGAGGCAGGTGAAGAGAAATGAGTTACCTTCAGGTAGTTGTCTTGTGTTAAGTTTCCAAAGGTCTCGTTCATCATGAATGTTCTACGCAAACTCTCAAATGAGTCGAGTTTTTTGCACTGAAAAGACACGaaggaggcttttcacagactgaaCTTTACAAACTACTGGCGCGTTTCACTGTAGctaaaagattaaaaacctTCACATATAAAAGCAAATGCAGTATTTGGCGTACTAAAGAAATTTGAATTGTAGCTTTATGTGCCAATATACAGTTTTGTTCCAGGTACACTCTGACTAAGAATTGCAGTTTGTGGTGTAAAGGACCTCAGTGTCGTTGACTGTGTTCTGCTGGTGGTGGAGCTCCAGGAGCCAGATGGAGGGAATGATACTGATAAGAAACAGAAAGATAGCAGGAGAaaacctgcaacacacagcAGTGCTTCGTCAACACAACTTCCCAAAGACATGTGGAATTCATCCTTCATTCAATATTGGTGAGTGTTTAGATGCGTAGAGCCGAATGACGACATGATTGGTCAAATAGTCTTTTGACAAAAGATTTATACGCAACACTCTTGATGTAACTTTATCTCATACAATGGATGACTTAAAATCTTTGGGAACAAATGGGTGGGGGCTTCTCTTTAAATGTACAGTCCAACATCTTGCATCGCATTCATTTTTATCATGTGGTATGTTAAAAGTACTGTTAAAGActacaataaatgaataaaataggCTGCATAtcaagaaaaaaggagaggatgtTGTGTAAAGATTCAGTTCATCCATGGGGGGGAGGCTGTTTGGGGAACTCGAGTTCCTGGAATAAACTTTACAGGGCACAACCTCATTCTGAGTGTCCCGGGAGGATTAAACAATAGCAGTAGGGAGAAAGCATTATGCAGGAGAAGATATGGGGAGGTGGTGCTGAAGGCGGATGAGATGAAAAGATAATGTATTTGAAATATGTACAAACCCAACGTTTGGGATTAGTTCCACGCAAAGAAATACATAACTCGAGGTGTTTTCCCCAATGCATCCTCAAGTACAGCAAACTCAttcataatcatcataataatcataatacaCTTCATTTCTCGCTCGTTCAATCATCTTACCATTTGTAATCCTGTCCCTTTCGCCTGTTCAGGGTCACGATCATTTCAAGGACGAGCGGCAGAAAGAGCAGAGTCAAGAGCCAGTAAGTGTGGTCCTGCTTCACCGAGGTCACCCTCCACACGCCGGCCAGGGCCACGAGGATGAACAGCCCTCGGGTGACGACCGCGCACGTGAACTTCACCAGGCCCATGCTTCGGGTGCAGGTCACCGTCGTGCACTGGCCATCGTTCCCGATCAGGTCCCGGACGAGAAGTAGAAGTCACAGTGGGAGGTGGGCTGTCGAGGAGATCCCCTAAAAGTTTAAGCCCCGCCTGTAAAAGAACGtcccatccattttttttttttttttttggagtagGATGAAGCTGCTTGATACACACCACGACTCACGAAAGGCTGCCGTTGATGAAAAAGCACATTGTATCAAAAAGCTCATTCAGGTTCATTGAGTGATTCATGCATGAATCGAGCGCACCCTCTGGATGGGGATGTGAGTGTACAGGAGGGGGCAGCAACACGTCCTCTTCTCATTCACACCCCTGCTGCGGAGCTGTACAGTCATGGAGTTCCTGGAACTGGAGGGGAATGACGGATTGCTTGCACATTCGCTGGTTATTCCAGTGAAATGGAGTTATTTTTCTACGCAGCGACaatctgcaaaaaagaaaatgcagaagcATTATCAGACTAATGTACT
The sequence above is a segment of the Scophthalmus maximus strain ysfricsl-2021 chromosome 10, ASM2237912v1, whole genome shotgun sequence genome. Coding sequences within it:
- the LOC118283621 gene encoding transmembrane protein 26-like, which produces MGLVKFTCAVVTRGLFILVALAGVWRVTSVKQDHTYWLLTLLFLPLVLEMIVTLNRRKGQDYKWFSPAIFLFLISIIPSIWLLELHHQQNTVNDTECKKLDSFESLRRTFMMNETFGNLTQDNYLKKFNQALSAVCSREWILALHQILLILLIVGKWLLPLGGGVTRDELSQLLLIFIGTAADILEFTSETLLDVKEKSPQLVYIILGVWTWSMLQFPLHLAVVSSKPGSEDEPRVQETSLLTKHSTDMWHITEALFIQDGPFLVVRLIVMTYSRVFHQMLGFFAIKNFLVVILNLYRLTVICQNFRHPSSSTSGAIADQ